Proteins encoded together in one Benincasa hispida cultivar B227 chromosome 1, ASM972705v1, whole genome shotgun sequence window:
- the LOC120089830 gene encoding uncharacterized protein LOC120089830: MPEKGLLPVSSNPWLLRSSPLVHSRFGVLTALFLLSMLAIWSIDGCNIKTFIKAWSSPQDFVSVSSDFTTTLQTLSTNGSNFTQFISYKAEKNYPESVLIEPLPPHNSSIEPRRNQSKPAVHHESASDWFSAELEPNFTSHLLALWLAPGGDPCRDSKTVDIAISGMESPGLVKLSTGDVHEFRFQAVDESGNPRCLGGDYFETDLSGDLWKSRPFVKDFGNGTYSFWLQVHPDFAGDYNLTVILLFRHLEGLRFSPTRFAYDRELRRIKVRFVKNSVVLPEIKMCKSFDFGRDIWTGRWTRHGRNDSCKISDDGRYRCFPPDYPCQSPWCNGSLGLLESNGWVYSAHCSFQMFSSSSAWDCLKGRWIFFWGDSNHVDTIRNLLNFVLDLPEIPAVPRRFDRNFSNPKDPSQMVRITSIFNGHWNDTQNYEGLNSLRNEGFRNLLQKCFSEETVPDTIIMNSGLHDGVHWLNIRAFSVGATYAASFWKQVLESIKQRGLTVPKVFYRTTVATGGYARTLAFNPNKMEMFNWVVLDKLKEAGIIHSVIDNFDMTFPWHFDNRCNDGVHYGRAPAKLKWKDGEIGHQYFLDLMLAHILLNALCT, translated from the coding sequence ATGCCGGAAAAGGGGTTGCTTCCGGTGTCATCAAATCCATGGCTTTTGAGGTCGTCTCCTTTAGTACATTCCCGTTTTGGGGTTTTAACGGCGTTGTTTCTTCTCAGTATGTTAGCCATTTGGAGTATCGATGGTTGTAATATCAAAACTTTCATTAAAGCTTGGAGTTCTCCTCAAGATTTCGTCTCTGTTTCTTCTGATTTCACCACTACCCTTCAAACTTTATCCACTAATGGTTCCAATTTCACCCAATTCATCTCCTATAAAGCCGAAAAGAATTACCCAGAATCGGTGTTGATTGAACCCCTTCCGCCGCATAATTCCTCCATCGAGCCTCGCCGGAACCAGAGCAAACCGGCGGTTCACCATGAGTCTGCCTCTGATTGGTTTTCAGCTGAACTTGAGCCGAATTTCACCTCCCATCTTCTTGCTCTTTGGTTGGCTCCCGGCGGTGACCCTTGCAGAGACTCGAAGACGGTGGACATTGCCATCTCCGGCATGGAAAGTCCGGGATTGGTGAAGCTTTCAACAGGAGATGTTCATGAGTTTCGATTCCAGGCTGTTGATGAATCTGGGAACCCTCGTTGTTTAGGTGGAGATTATTTTGAGACTGATCTTTCTGGGGATTTGTGGAAATCTCGACCGTTTGTTAAAGATTTTGGTAATGGGACTTACTCGTTTTGGCTTCAGGTGCACCCTGATTTCGCCGGAGATTATAATCTCACTGTAATTCTTCTGTTTCGACATTTGGAGGGGCTGAGGTTTTCCCCGACCCGATTTGCCTACGATCGAGAACTTCGTAGAATCAAGGTTCGATTCGTTAAGAATTCGGTTGTGTTGCCGGAGATAAAAATGTGTAAGAGCTTTGATTTCGGTAGAGATATTTGGACTGGGCGGTGGACTCGACACGGTCGAAATGACAGTTGCAAAATCAGCGATGACGGTCGATACCGGTGTTTTCCGCCGGATTATCCTTGCCAGAGCCCTTGGTGTAATGGCTCATTAGGGTTGTTGGAGAGTAATGGATGGGTTTATTCTGCTCATTGTTCATTTCAGATGTTTTCTAGTAGTTCTGCTTGGGATTGCTTGAAGGGTAGATGGATCTTCTTTTGGGGTGATTCAAATCATGTCGATACCATAAGAAACCTTCTCAATTTTGTGTTGGATTTGCCTGAGATCCCTGCAGTTCCGAGGCGATTCGATAGGAATTTTTCGAATCCAAAGGACCCGTCTCAAATGGTGCGCATTACGAGCATATTCAATGGGCATTGGAACGATACACAAAACTATGAAGGTCTGAATTCATTGAGAAATGAAGGGTTTAGAAATCTGCTGCAAAAGTGCTTCTCAGAAGAAACCGTTCCCGACACGATCATCATGAACTCGGGCCTCCATGACGGTGTTCATTGGTTAAATATCCGAGCTTTCTCAGTTGGAGCAACCTATGCTGCATCTTTCTGGAAACAAGTTTTGGAATCAATTAAGCAGAGGGGTTTAACAGTCCCGAAAGTGTTCTACCGAACCACGGTTGCAACCGGTGGCTATGCTCGAACGCTTGCCTTCAATCCTAACAAAATGGAAATGTTCAACTGGGTGGTGCTGGATAAGTTGAAGGAGGCGGGGATCATCCACAGCGTGATCGACAATTTCGACATGACATTCCCCTGGCATTTCGACAATCGGTGCAATGACGGAGTCCATTACGGGCGAGCACCAGCGAAGCTGAAATGGAAGGATGGGGAAATCGGGCACCAATATTTCTTAGACCTCATGTTAGCTCATATTCTTCTCAATGCACTCTGCACTTGA